From the Pangasianodon hypophthalmus isolate fPanHyp1 chromosome 17, fPanHyp1.pri, whole genome shotgun sequence genome, one window contains:
- the LOC117599384 gene encoding adhesion G protein-coupled receptor F5-like: MPTAEYLIEIEIDAENITVLNLLRNLSVTHRLPFVNSNINTTEINITTGVYLLSFSLAVNEEFDLALSNKSSAKYLTYKTIIESSIDKSYRDVPAYQPNSITVTGFRHGSVIADFTIKATNNNLNLNSANQQVASNLRSQGFNVSDSAFSQSVKDGLYNSGDNIYPGINLILTCNPPVNNGIYWTKNGNKLQPSDKYVIDNTNLTVKSVTPDDSGQYACTTTVNSLPYVIWQTITIQPYPDIQVTRDKVVKCEDTKITLQCCVQKIYKVEWNTACSSTSTGNTHSVLSGCILCDYKINKQDCQTNGQVIQVTCQLTFPLSGSTTQSYNSKIIKISVKNQIFKCSDSVFGAGNFGEIHSGDCRGDMVGSQTAKCNSSGQWDPIENNCILRIFQNLKDEAEHLQVADISKFVASCSSNTTLEAQNIADSPATILTIVEILNIVTNLSDTILINQPLMTDFLKITDVIGSVGAQDTWIILNENNTTMNASSELVKSTENISLRLPDESINITTNSTSLRKTKITAPFSETLGKNLTTQISLPAIREPTFLTVIISSAFDNILPVRNLTYNDSSQTGTRINGDVVLIETNSTINNISLSFDIKNKALVNPQCVFWNFSLLNGVGGWDSTGCQLKTLGNETERFTCECNHTTSFSILMSPFALDKGLILDYITYIGVGISMASLVLCLVIEIIIWKSVTRNDTSYMRHVSVFNIAVSLVIADICFIIGAAVVNQGDGPCSTATFFMHFFYLALFLWMLLSALLLLYRTLMVFSRMTRGTMMAIAFTVGYGAPLIIAVITVASTAGNNGYIQKDYNCWLNWNETKALLAFVIPALTIVAINLLVLIVVLCKMMRRGVNASTQPDDKHPLLVIAKCVGILTPLFGLTWRFGIGTMVSPNFGIHLVFAFLNSLQGFFILVFGTLLDSKVREALAGTFSLRNLSSNRTRSTSAGPSSSSGFPFIQRLRRRST, from the exons ATGCCCACAG ctgaatatctgattgagattgagattgatGCAGAAAATATAACAGTCCTTAATCTACTGAGGAACCTTTCGGTGACACACCGTTTACCCTTTGTAAATAGTAACATCAACACCACTGAAATTaacatcactacag gtGTCTATTTATTAAGCTTCTCACTGGCAGTAAATGAAGAATTTGACTTGGCACTCAGTAACAAATCTAGTGCAAAATACCtaacatataaaacaataattgaGAGTTCA ATTGATAAAAGTTACAGAGATGTACCTGCCTATCAGCCCAACTCTATAACAGTGACTGGTTTCAG ACATGGAAGTGTGATAGCAGACTTTACTATTAAAGCAACCAACAATAACCTTAATTTGAATTCAGCAAACCAACAGGTTGCTAGCAATCTCCGTTCACAGGGATTCAATGTGAGCGATTCTGCATTCAGTCAAAGTG TGAAAGATGGACTATATAACAGCGGTGACAATATATATCCTGGGATAAATCTCATACTGACCTGCAATCCTCCAGTGAATAATGGCATATACTGGACCAAGAATGGGAATAAACTACAGCCATCAGATAAGTATGTAATTGATAACACTAATCTCACTGTGAAGAGTGTCACTCCTGATGACAGTG GTCAATATGCATGCACAACAACAGTAAACTCTCTGCCCTATGTTATCTGGCAAACCATTACAATTCAGCCATACCCAGATATCCAAGTGACCAGAGACAAAGTTGTAAAATGTGAGGATACAAAAATCACACTGCAGTGTTGTGTTCAGAAGATTTATAAAGTGGAATGGAACACAGCTTGCAGCTCAACTtcaacaggtaacacacacagcgttTTAT CAGGCTGCATATTATGTGACTATAAAATTAACAAACAGGACTGTCAGACTAATGGCCAAGTGATACAAGTCACATGTCAACTCACATTTCCTCTCAGTGGAAGTACAACACAAAGTTACAACTCAAAGATCATCAAAATTTCTGTAAAAAACCAAA tatttaaatgctCTGATAGTGTATTTGGAGCTGGGAATTTTGGAGAAATACACAGTGGTGACTGCAGAGGAGACATGGTTGGCTCTCAAACGGCTAAGTGTAATTCATCAGGCCAGTGGGACCCTATAGAAAACAACTGTATTCTGCGCATCtttcaaaatttaaaagatGAAGCTGAG catttacaGGTAGCAGACATCTCAAAGTTTGTGGCCAGCTGCAGCAGTAATACTACATTAGAGGCTCAAAACATAGCTGACTCTCCAGCAACCATATTAACCATTGTAGAAATACTGAACATCGTTACCAATCTCTCAGATACAATTTTAATTAATCAACCCCTTATGACA GATTTCCTAAAAATTACTGATGTCATTGGATCAGTAGGTGCACAGGACACAtggatcattttaaatgaaaacaatacAACCATGAATGCCAGTTCTGAACTTGTGAAATCgactgaaaatatttcactcaGACTCCCGGACGAAAGCATCAACATTACAACAAACTCTACCTCTCTCAGAAAAACTAAAATTACTGCCCCCTTTTCTGAAACACTTGGAAAAAATTTAACTACCCAAATAAGTCTTCCAGCGATTAGAGAACCGACTTTTCTCACAGTGATAATTTCTTCAGCTTTCGACAATATCTTACCTGTTCGAAATCTGACCTACAATGACAGCAGTCAAACTGGCACAAGGATCAATGGAGATGTAGTCCTGATTGAGACAAACTCAACAATTAACAACATCTCCCTTTCTTTTGATATCAAAAATAAGGCACTTGTAAACCCTCAGTGTGTCTTTTGGAACTTTAGTCTTCTGAATGGTGTTGGTGGATGGGACTCGACTGGATGTCAATTAAAGACATTAGGGAATGAAACTGAAAGATTTACATGTGAGTGCAATCACACAACCTCTTTTTCAATCCTGATGTCACCATTTGCCCTGGATAAAGGCTTAATCTTAGATTACATAACTTACATTGGTGTTGGCATTTCCATGGCCAGCTTGGTTTTGTGCCTCGTCATTGAAATCATTATATGGAAATCAGTGACAAGAAACGACACATCCTACATGCGCCATGTCTCCGTATTTAACATTGCTGTCTCCCTTGTGATTGCGGACATATGCTTCATCATTGGAGCAGCTGTTGTTAACCAAGGAGACGGACCCTGCAGTACAGCGACATTCTTCATGCACTTCTTTTATCTTGCCCTTTTCTTATGGATGTTGCTGTCAGCACTCTTGCTCCTCTACCGCACCCTCATGGTCTTTTCCAGAATGACCAGAGGCACAATGATGGCCATAGCCTTCACTGTTGGCTATGGAGCCCCGCTAATCATAGCTGTCATTACTGTGGCATCTACAGCTGGAAACAATGGATACATTCAAAAAGATTATAATTGCTGGCTAAACTGGAATGAAACGAAGGCCCTCCTGGCATTTGTGATTCCTGCTCTGACTATTGTAGCTATAAACCTCCTGGTGCTTATTGTGGTTCTGTGTAAGATGATGAGGAGAGGAGTTAATGCTTCCACTCAGCCAGATGACAAACATCCCCTACTGGTCATTGCTAAATGTGTAGGGATTTTAACACCTCTCTTTGGTCTAACGTGGAGATTCGGCATTGGGACCATGGTGTCTCCGAACTTTGGGATTCATTTGGTGTTTGCATTCCTTAATTCACTGCAG GGTTTCTTTATTTTGGTGTTTGGAACTTTGCTGGACAGTAAG GTCCGAGAAGCATTGGCAGGAACGTTTTCACTGAGGAACTTAAGCTCTAACCGCACCAGG AGCACAAGTGCAGGACCATCATCCTCAAGTGGATTTCCTTTCATTCAAAGGTTACGGCGGAGAAGTACGTAA